DNA sequence from the Antedon mediterranea chromosome 7, ecAntMedi1.1, whole genome shotgun sequence genome:
GTCTCGTGGAATGGACGGAGAAGTGGGGGATAAAACTTAatgctaataaatgcaaatatttatctataacacttaaaaaaaggcctgtgctcttcaattataatctgagtggacatgatcttgagatggtttatgtatggaaagatttaggtatttttattgatagtaaattaaatttttgttcacatattaatcatgtgttgtcaaaagctaatagaatgatgggcttaatatggagaaattgtaggtttatgaacgacggcagggcacttttatctttatacaaatctattatacgtcctcaccttgaatattgttctgcaattttcaattcaatttctccatgtcaggcccgtcgaatcgacactgttcaacggaagtttgttcgattcctgtcttataactgtgttaattttgccttttccattgattctgtcagcaatcgtcgaacgatatctgatatggtttttttatataatattttaaattctaaatatgactgttcattaatttcactatttagtttaaatgttcctggtcgtacacgaaatagacatttattgcatattccttttagccgtgtcgactgtactaagaggggactttttcatagactaccttatacatttaataatctaaatagcaatcatatcgatatttttaatgatagacttggttattttaagaggacgatgatgtgttcacttcttgaacagtctgcataacctgttttaattgaaattttttatggcatgccaatctatgttttatatatatatttatatattttatctgtattttattgttaaccgtttttgatgttgtattgttttatgtttcaaacctgttagtggcggtatttatcgctgttggttttaattgaataaaataaaataaaataaaataaaattaaaggaAATGAACTAGGCCTACAGACCTATTGTTAATTGTAGACTCCTATGAAAAGAAATTTGAAGAACAAAAGGCATAATGGGTGGAAACCATTATACAGAATATAATAGATGATATCAGTAATGTGTAAATGTACTGGTGGTGTAAAGAAAGGGTAAAACAAAAAGAGATATCTTTTGATTTGTTAAATCTAGGCCAGTAGGTAGGTAGGTCTGTTACCatgtttgtttaaaacaatcaGGACAGACGATGGACTCGGACAGCCAGGCCCATAAATAAAATAGGGAGAGGCTTAGGCCATTCCTAGACCTAACCgcaaaataatcaattaaactCTTAAAAATCAATCTAACCCCAATAAACTGAACTTAAATAATCTTTTCTATATCAGTAAAATCGTGCGTGAACTATAGTCAAAACCCGCTAAAAACTGGGGCCTGTCGCGTTGGGCCCAATGTTGGTAGCAGGCTACTTATCCATGTGTGTATTATCGTTGACATTTTCGTTGGAGATTTTCAGTGTAGTTTTGAAAAGAAATGATGTTAGTCTTATACTAAtactaaattaattagattattttacggaaaatatatttttattaaaattataattttaatcgcagaaaataaattttggagagtataatataaataaaaagcctgattgataacaaaataattgCATCACCTTTTATTTTAACCTTGTGAAATGCGATTGTGTTTTGAAACTATAGGGTGGGTGTTTTCCAATGTTATTTTTAGTGCGCATATTTTGCTCTCCACCGGAATCTGTGCTTATTTttgaaatacttaataatagataaaatacattttaatatataataatataaaatatatattatataatataattttatttatatgaattttattgcgtatttattttaaaatatgcaaatatgcCTCAATTATTAGTGACAAAGGACAAGGAAGCCCGGGTCAAAAACATATTCACACGTCGTCCAcgataaacacattttaaatttaaaacaaaacatagtaattattgtaattttgaattGGTATAGgtcacatctttaaaatataagtttcctaataattatcttctaatgatcatgaattattattaaaataaaatatacatgtCACATGTCGCCGCCCTGCCAAACTAAACTTTATGAAAGGAGCTTTGCGCTGCGTGTGTAAACTCTCCAGAGTCAGGAGAGTTAGCCTGCTAAACTTTACATTGGGAGAATAGGAAATAGAGCTTTGCGTCCGCAAACTCTCCGGAGTCACGAGAGAGAGTTAGCCTGCTAAACTTTACCGGAAGGCGATTGTTTCGCCTGAACGGTTTTCTATTCAAAGCATACAGGCAAGCATTGCACTGGTAGGTGGGGGGAAGACAACAGATAGAACAGCATTCGTGTTCTAAGATCTTggaaattaaatatacttttctAACTTTCAAAATACGTTATATTTGATGGATTTTTACAAATCAAGGATaaatttgtatgttttaaatacTTCTAAACACATTTATCTTGTTTAAAGTGATGAAATATGTTTCTGAAAAAAGTTAGGATATGCTGTAAAaacttgtagtaggcctacacatgttaTCAGGGATGGGTTCAACAGACTGTGAAAGTTCAGTAATAGTAGGTTCAACAATAGGTTCAATAATAGGTTCAATATTAGGTTCAATAATAGGTTCAATAATAGGAGTATCATTAGGTAAATCAATAATGGGACTTGGAAGAATCTCGGTATCTTCAAAACAAAGTTGAGAAACAGACACAGGCTCAGGGCAAGGTTGGAGGGATCATGGTGCGGAATCTAAACAAGATTGCGGGATGAGTAGAGGTTCAGAACAAGATTGCGGGATGAGTAGAGGTTCAGCACAAGCCACAGGAGAATCAAGGATAGTGACAGAAAGTTTAGGACTGGGTACAGATGATACTGGGGAGTCAACTACAGCTGGCTCTACATCTGTTGCAACTTCACTTGCTTCTTTAACATCACACTCACAAAAACTGGCGTGACTACAGACTCGATGCTCTCGTCAAAGGACGCATTTACAGGACTACTATCAGTGGAAACATTTCCAGCACTAATATGAGATATATAGCAGGAGTAGTTTCATGGACAAATTCTTGGGCATCTACATTCAGCGGAAAATGGGGTGAAATGGAAGAAACTGTAAACGTTTCTACAGGGAGTGTGACTGAGAAGTCTAATGGGACTAGCATAGTAACCTCCTTCTCACTGGATTCACCACTGTCATCATGCTCGTTCTCAGTGACATGAACTTTTGCCTTAGACCGCGTAATAGGGCGGTTTATCTTCTGTTTAGTAGGTTTTGCTGGTGGATCTTCTTTGTTTAAATAGTCGATGGGCAGAAGTATGTTTCGATGTAGTGTTCGTAGGCCTACTCGACCACTATTTGATTCTGGCTTCACACGGAGTCCCACTGGTCAGCGAGTTTGTGTTTACCCTGTAGTCCCAGATTTCGAATCAACACTCGATCACCTGGATGAAGATCATTGACTCGTACTTTCAAATCATGTCGAACTTTGTTCTTGCGTGCTGACTTCGCTGCCTCTTCAGATGCCATTTGATAGGCAAGCGATAGTTGGTCTCTCAGATCGTTGACGTACTTTATTGGGTCAGCGTTACCAAATCCATCTGGGCTAATTCCAAACCGTAAGTCAACAGGAAGTCTCGCCTCTCGTCCGAACATCAGAAAATAAGGTGAGAAACCTGTACTGTCATGCTTCATACAGTTGTAAGCATGAACCAAAGCACTGATATAGCGACTCCAGCTTTCCTTCTTTTCGCCTTCGAGTGTATACCTAACATATTCATTAAAGTTCGATTAAAGCGTTCAGGTTGTGCTAGATTAAACTCACTCACTCTCTTAACTATCTTTTAACTTCCCAGAGACGAGAAGTGTTTACACCTACTTGTTCATTCCTTGCAAGACATGCTtcctgatgatgtcatcatcatgtcacCCCAATCACGTGTGTCCTCCGCAAGTAAAAACGCACTTGATGAACTAGAAAAGGAAATAACTACAAAACTTAAAATTCTAACCGCTCACAAATTTGATGACAAAGTGGAAGAAgtgaaagatgataaagaaaaaaaaacaaaatctgtaGAAGAGTGGAGGAAAGAGTTTAGACAagacaagaatatttcttacaaaaaacgctgcttgcttatttttattgctaaggtcaagtctggggggtCACTTTATCAAGCCTAGATACTTagagtatcctattacaaacaaaaacttcaatggactgttttgataataattcaatgattatctgacagtgaattatagtaCCCAtgtaatatcatgggactcataaataccagaaatgctttgggatttgttattagactcttttcccagccgttttttggattcaatataaattatagtcgagtttccattttaacaaaaatgtcaaagtgtagtattatactgctgcttgatttcatctaatgaatgagttaTCTCGtatgacgtagcgggctagagcagcagcgtgaaaaaactTAAAGAAGTGGAATCTTAATAAAAGTGATTGTTGCGAAAAGTGTTGTATAGAAAGAGAAAGTGAAAAACATATGTTGTACACCTGTAACAGCATTCAATCAGATTTGAGGAAGTTCCGTAAACTGATCGTTAAATGTATTCCGACTAATGAAACATTACGGTCAGGTTTCCCCGAATGGTAAGACATAATTATAGGAACTCAGAACACGCTTGTTAATGAACTCATctctttatttacatttagtatttacaaatcttgcattatttataaaacaagcaAACGGATTATCACTTGGAATTTATTTAAGAtagaactattaaaaaaaatttaattaataaaagcaatattatgttcaaaatgtaaaactatacaattttataaaagtatccaaacaaaacataatcttataatgcaatataccattttatcatatttatttatattatatcgaATCTCTTTTTAATGCTGAATATCaatctttatatcgttttagctctgtaatataaattttctctgtatacatgtttgttttatctagaCTTCAAcacaatttcaaaatattttacataatcttCCTCTGTCTGTGTAATAtcacttaaatattcattgataaatagatagatagacagaaatatatactgtaacctTCACCATATTGTTGTTTATCAttgcaataaaagtgggttgcccccacaaaagaaaaaaaaaatatatattgctgaaaaatataatatgaattgataataaaaaaggAAAGATGATTTTTTTGAAATTGGGTTATGACATAATAATATGACAAATTTAAGTGTTTaagaatacattttttgttttaatagtcTTTAGCATTTACAGATGGTAAAAACATGGTTGCTATGCCTCCAGCCCAGGATCATAAGAGGTTGTTGGATGGTGACAAAGGACCAAATACAGGTGGCATGGGGGCATACTGCCCATGCCCACAGGTGCGTGTATAAATAATTGCATTCTGACATAGTCAAAGTGTTATTGAGtgagtcaaatggccgagcAGTTAAAACAGAGGCGCCATTTACTGTACTTAAAGAACATACAATATCAGCATTGGTTCAGGGCTGACACATTCCTATTTCTGGTAGTGGAACAACTCTTCTTGATAAgtactataaaccgtaggtccattTTAAATAACCCAGTTTATCATTTGAGTATGATTTTACCCCAAtaaactggttcacaaaatagcccatGTGTCAGGAGGAATActacctatctgataggacagtgatttaTGTTCTATTGGTAAACCTTGGCCACATGTTCCGAAATACAAGACTAAATACAGACTAGAGAGATTTAAATCATGAACtgaatttacattttgtataatacggcttatattaaaattattattgtccCTAGATCTCATCtgcatatttaaaacaaataaatgataaagTTTTGAAAAAGGCAGTGGATGGTATGAGGCAAGAACAAAGAAATTATGTAGGTAAGTATAAAATATTGGTCATTGGAATGATGTTTGGGCTACTCCACTTGGGTAAATCGCACAATGTTCAATTTTTGAACACTTtgcataaataattaaaatagaaaaaggAAGAACAGGTGGGTTCTTTCATCAAAATATGCTACaagaaagaaaaataccaaGGTGTCAAGTAAATGTAATTCTCCCCCAGATCCTAGAGAATAAACtgcaatacagtatttataattttccaGTAGCTCAAGTATATCCATAATAATCCAAAATTGTCCCATTCAgataatttacattaaatgtttCCGTCAGTATGCTATTATTGACCtactgtaacatttttttttaaaactaaaggGTTATTGTATGGAACATAACCTCATAGGCATTAAGTAATTTTCATTTTGTGTCTTGTTAGGTGTACTATATGCTGGAATCATAATGACCAGTGATGGACCAAAAGTTCTAGAGTTTAATTGTCGGTTTGGAGATCCAGAAACACAAGTGCTAATGATGATGTTGAAAAGTGATCTATACCCTATAATGAAGGCATGTGTCAATGGAAATCTAACCCCTGACCTTGTTAGTTTCCATGAAAACCAAAGTGCTGTTGCTGTGGTGATGGCCAGTGGAGGTTATCCAGGGTCATATAAGAAAGGAATGGAAATAAAAGGTATCTAGGGGTTTGTTAAATGTAATGTACAAGCTGTTATACGAATAGACAGATTGGTCAGTAGTTTAggtctttttattttgtagttgaATTTCATCATTGATATAAGATATAAAGTAAACTTAGCAACGTATGGCCCAAAACTTTTAGAAATTATAACACTAGAATATTCTCCATCAATTTGAATTGAGAGTACTATATCAGAAGTATGGCTAGGCTCCCGCCACCCACTTTCACAGTGCCCTCTccagaaagaaaaacaattatattaccAAAGTGATTTCTGGTACAGGAATATGAAACTTGTGCATGCATTTCAGGGCCAAGATGTCACAGATGCATTGTTATTCTATAGCGTCCAGAGTTAAAAGGCTTTACCTGTCTAACCCTACCCTGGTTCTATTTTATCCCACAAGGCATATAGAATTTTAGAGGCAAAGCAAAGTATATCTCAACAGAATAGTATACAAACCGGACAGTAAAATGATCAGAATGGGGacttattttctatatttatttacattaaaacctCTAAGTATTGAACAATAAGTAATCAAATACAAAAGGTTATTACCATTATTTTACAAAGTAATACATTCTCATtttttgaataatttaaaataagtaacaaaatttgtaaaatgGCTTTAATGCGTGTAAATTGACATCATTAAAATATGCAACCAACTGATTGTGAATCACACCAGCTGTGCCAAGTATTTATTCactaccactaccatatttgatgaaaacattattataagctgtctacactatcaaactagtttaataaaattgtttgtacccaaatatggcagtgatatggcatcatcatttccatatatttggcacatcacaattttttgtcacataaagtttgatagtttagacagagctttatatttatAAGTTCCAACTTACATAATTCTGCATCTACTAAATGTTCTTCAATTTTGTTGTAACCTTTCAGGGATTgcaaaaaaacagaaaaaagaaTTGGAACAGATAGTTTTTCATGCAGGCACTGCAGTCAAGGACAACAAAATAGTTACATCTGGAGGTCGTGTACTAGCAACAGTTGCAAAAGCAGTAGACTTGCCCTCAGCCGCTATGCAGGCTCTCAATGGTGCTGAAACAATAGAATTTGATGGTGCTATATTCAGAAAAGATATTGCAAAGAAGGGCTGTGACTTTTTAAGCAGGTAGGAATGGATCGGGAAATCTTACAAAAATGCTGCTAAGACATTCCTGATTTACACATTGCTGATTTACATTTGCATACTTTGTAAAATTGCTACCATGTCAAAAAAGGAAAATTTTTATCTATTTTCTTAGTgcttctattattttttttaaataaataataatattaaatcattatttatattaaatgcattaaaacaataaaactgCCATTAAAGTATGTGTGTTGTGAGttaattgaaattatttgttGTCTGAATTTTGTTTAGTAGGATAGTGGTTGTCAGACCTGTGGCACATTATGATGAGAATGGTTTAATAGACACATTCACACTAGACATTTTTAGGTTAATTGAAGTGTGTAGAAAAATGTTTAGTATGGATGGTTGTTACAACTTGTTCTTGATCAGTTTAAGTTCATAAGTGTTTCCTTTCGTATCCTGCTCACATTATCATGTATGGCCCAAGCAAGGACTTTTGATTTTTTGCTGTACTATGTATTTAACACTTAAATGTAAGACAATTCTGAGAAGATTGAGCGTATATACTAGGCAAATTGGCTAGAAACCAACTTCCTATTTTTTTAACAAGACTACATGAATAGTGTCCATTCAAACATTGGAAAAATCTTGTATTTAATTAATGCAAACTTTTAAATTTCTTTGTCCCCAACATTTTTTAGACcaaatatatttgtaattattagGAATAATTCTGATGGATTTACATACTCTGATTGTGGTGTGAGTATTGCAGCTGGTAACAGCTTAGTTGATGCTATTAAGCCATTGGCACTGGGGACTTCCAGACAAGGTTGTAGTGCTGTTCTTGGAGGCTTTGGTGGAGTGTTTGATACCAAGGCAGCTGGATATAAAGACCCTCTTTTGATCTCTGGCACAGATGGAGTTGGCACCAAGTTAAAGgtacatgttattaatattaggttGGACAAGTTGCAGTTTAGTTTTTAAAACACATAAGATTCAGACATTAACAGACATGGTCTACATCTAATCATATTGCAACATACTCCACCCTATATCTAATTTCCCTTAACACACCCAGCCTACATCTAATTTCTCTTTACAAACCCAGCCTACATAACATCTAATTTCTCCATGCACACCTAGCCTACCTTCTAATTTCCTTATTCACAACTGCCCTATAATTTACCCTATCCCCAGCCTAAACTGAATGGCCACTAACGCACTCATTTATACATTACTGGTGGTCTATACCCATAATTTGCTACTTTTGCATTTTTCAGATAGCTCAAAATGTTGGAGAGCATGACAGTGTTGGAGTTGATTTAGTTGCTATGTGTGTAAATGATATCTTAGCACATGGTGCAGAGGCCCTCTTCTTTCTTGACTACTTTGCCTGTGGAAAACTGGATGTTACTGTTGCTAGGGATGTTGTTAGTGGAGTTGCGAAGGGGTGCAAACTTGGTGGTTGCGCACTGTTAGGTTAGTTGCTGTTGTCTTATTTCATATACTTGCTTCAACAATAGAAAGCCTCAAATAATACAACCACCTGACTACCAATATGCAAATGAAATTACTCTTAGGAAAGAGCAATAAAAGTAGGTGGCAGCAACATACCAAACGGATACAGATAAGATGGAATTTTTATACAGtaacacaaaaaaacaagaaGCAAACAACAATTTAGCATCTTTGGATGTTTCATCCTGCTTAAAATATtcctaaaacattaaaaaaaagtattcacgccctatatatatatttttcactgTATCCTTGTAATAAAAATCAGGAATTGGACAATTAAGCTTTGTCTAtcctagtttaacaaaaaaaaagtgtggtgtcactaaatatggtagtgatattatgtcatcatatatgggcacattattttgtcacagtttgatggtgtagacagaactttagaaCGTAGAGTACTACTCTTGTGGTAAATGCAATACTTGTATTTAATAGGTGGAGAAACAGCTGAAATGCCTGGTATGTATTCAGATGGTGACTATGATCTAGCAGGGTTTGCAGTCGGAGCAGTAGAACGTGATCAGACACTGCCAAGAATGTCAGACATAAAGACTGGCGATGTCATCATTGGCATATCGTCATCTGGCATCCATAGCAATGGCTTCAGTCTTGTGAGAAAACTAGTGGAGAGAGTGGGACTATCATATAGTGACCCATGTCCGTTTGAGGCTGGAAAAAGTTTAGGCAAGTTCTTGTTAGagatattttactttttgaatCATGTCTTTAGAAATTAACTTTAATAGTAATTCGACAGAAGTTTTGGATCCTTCCAGTAGTGTTATAGTACAATCACTGTATCACAGCTATGTGTGAAAGAGGCTAACACTTTAGCCACAATGAACATTATATATCACCAGTCAGTATTGAATTTTGCATAATAAATAATGcttttaaaattcatattttaggTCAGTGTCTGTTAACGCCAACCAAAGTATACAGTAAAACACTTCTACCATCAATTCGATCAGTAAAGGTGAAAGCATTTGCACACATCACCGGAGGAGGCTTACTTGAAAACATTCCAAGAGTTTTACCAAAACATCTTTGTGCATACCTAAAATCAAAATGGAATATTCCACCTGTGTTTGGCTGGATTGCTACAGCTGGAAACATTAATGCATCAGAGATGGCGAGAACATTCAATTGTGGTATTGGAGGGGTATTTATAGTTAATGAGGCTGATGCAGAAGAAGTTATACAAATGGTAAAGGGAAGTGGAGAAGAATGTTGTACTATAGGAAACATTGTAGCAACTGAAAGTGAtggtaataatatacaaatataatatatacatgaTTTAAATTAAAGCCCATGGGCCATAACTTTGTCTCAGGATATAGTATAGTCTCCAGATCATATATGTCCTATTCTTAGCCCCCTTTGGCCTTAGTCAGTATGTCTTCTTAAACTGCATATCAATGTCACACCATCCAATTGTCATTTTCATAGATGCAAATGCAGGCCTAACTATATCAACACACTACCATCTACATTCAGTATCTCTATAGACAACATTTGAGATAAACAGTTTTCACTAATTTCTAAGTGTattttgataaattacattttcactaaaacaaaataaattaatttacataGACATATTCTTTAACAAAAcactaaaataaaattgttaccaacattaaattaataattcaaaatgtcTATAGTAAAACTAAATTGATTGAATTATCTAATATTTCTGTGCTATACTCTTATTTCAACAGGTGAACAAGTAAGAATTGATGGTTTGCAAGAGGCCCTCTTAAACAGTGCCCCAAAAAATGGTGTGTCATCTTCAccttcaaataaattaaaagttgGTGTGTTAATATCAGGAACTGGTAAGTTAACTAGTAACTAGTGGCTGGCCAACGAACTTAAAAACAAAGGAGAAAAGTTGTACAATAAGCAACACCATTTAAGCGTATTATTGTAATGGAAAGTTATGTTCCAGCCAGTGAGTTTGAGTATCCACCTTGTATACATTATTCTGtatttataacacacctgattgtatttttacaatttgattggttaattacccATCACTTGTCATTTTTCATTAGCCTAACATAACGGAAAAGTGATATCAAATGCTGATGAGCGCTCTAATGCACATTCAGCTATTGAATgtcaacattttgagaatttttgcCATGCAACATTGTTCGAAAATCAACTTGTGTGCTAAAAAAACTTCTTCTCCGTGTTTGACCTTTGCCTTTTTTATTGGCCTAGCTTTCCAGCCTAGCATTGGTCAACAATTTACGGtggataaattgaataaaagtaggtgtgttgtaataatacaaataattaatattttgtattcgtTGATTCAAGAGAATATTTTAATCAATGACAAATTGactgttttattttcaaatcaTCTCCACCTCGTTAAAAATAGAGTAGTAAATTtgtcaactcatgaaatattctccatCTCATAAagattcatta
Encoded proteins:
- the LOC140055392 gene encoding trifunctional purine biosynthetic protein adenosine-3-like — protein: MVAMPPAQDHKRLLDGDKGPNTGGMGAYCPCPQISSAYLKQINDKVLKKAVDGMRQEQRNYVGVLYAGIIMTSDGPKVLEFNCRFGDPETQVLMMMLKSDLYPIMKACVNGNLTPDLVSFHENQSAVAVVMASGGYPGSYKKGMEIKGIAKKQKKELEQIVFHAGTAVKDNKIVTSGGRVLATVAKAVDLPSAAMQALNGAETIEFDGAIFRKDIAKKGCDFLSRNNSDGFTYSDCGVSIAAGNSLVDAIKPLALGTSRQGCSAVLGGFGGVFDTKAAGYKDPLLISGTDGVGTKLKIAQNVGEHDSVGVDLVAMCVNDILAHGAEALFFLDYFACGKLDVTVARDVVSGVAKGCKLGGCALLGGETAEMPGMYSDGDYDLAGFAVGAVERDQTLPRMSDIKTGDVIIGISSSGIHSNGFSLVRKLVERVGLSYSDPCPFEAGKSLGQCLLTPTKVYSKTLLPSIRSVKVKAFAHITGGGLLENIPRVLPKHLCAYLKSKWNIPPVFGWIATAGNINASEMARTFNCGIGGVFIVNEADAEEVIQMVKGSGEECCTIGNIVATESDGEQVRIDGLQEALLNSAPKNGVSSSPSNKLKVGVLISGTGTNLQALINHTQNPSKTSEAEIVLVISNVADVLGLERAKKAGIPTKVISHKGYKERVEFDKFVSDALNEAGVEFVCLAGFMRILSGEFVRTWHGRLINIHPSLLPSFKGMHAQKLALEAGVRISGCTIHFVEEEVDAGAILVQRTVPVKSNDTITSLQERIKTAEHVAYPTALELVARKIAVLGDNGTIQWNGEPDDL